From a region of the Catharus ustulatus isolate bCatUst1 chromosome 11, bCatUst1.pri.v2, whole genome shotgun sequence genome:
- the PSMD7 gene encoding 26S proteasome non-ATPase regulatory subunit 7, with product MPELAVDRVVVHPLVLLSVVDHFNRIGKVGNQKRVVGVLLGSWQKKILDVSNSFAVPFDEDDKDDTVWFLDHDYLENMYGMFKKVNARERIVGWYHTGPKLHKNDIAINELMKRYCPNSVLVIIDVKPKDLGLPTEAYISVEEVHDDGTPTSKTFEHVTSEIGAEEAEEVGVEHLLRDIKDTTVGTLSQRITNQVHGLKGLNSKLLDIRSYLEKVALGKLPINHQIIYHLQDVFNLLPDVNLQEFVKAFYLKTNDQMVVVYLASLIRSVVALHNLINNKIANRDAEKKEGQEKEESKKERKDEKEKDKEKSDGKKEEKKEKK from the exons ATGCCGGAGCTGGCCGTGGACAGGGTGGTCGTGCACCCGCTGGTGCTGCTCAGCGTTGTGGATCACTTCAACAG aataGGAAAAGTGGGAAATCAGAAGCGAGTGGTTGGagtgctgctgggctcctggCAGAAGAAGATCCTGGATGTGTCCAACAGTTTTGCAG TACCTTTTGATGAGGATGACAAGGATGATACTGTGTGGTTCCTGGACCATGACTACTTGGAGAACATGTATGGAATGTTTAAGAAGGTCAATG CCAGAGAAAGAATCGTGGGGTGGTACCACACGGGCCCGAAGCTGCACAAGAACGACATTGCCATCAACGAACTGATGAAGAGATACTGCCCCAACTCT GTGCTGGTGATCATTGATGTGAAGCCCAaggacctggggctgcccaCAGAAGCCTACATCTCCGTGGAGGAGGTCCATGAT GATGGCACCCCCACCTCCAAGACCTTTGAGCACGTCACGAGTGAGATCGGTGCCGAGGAGGCCGAGGAAGTGGGAGTGGAGCACCTGCTGAG GGACATCAAGGACACCACGGTGGGCACGCTGTCCCAGCGGATCACTAACCAGGTCCATGGCTTGAAGGGACTGAACTCCAAACTTCTGGACATCAGGAGCTACCTAGAGAAAGTAGCCCTGGGCAAACTCCCCATCAACCACCAGATCATCTACCACCTCCAGGATGTCTTCAACCTGCTCCCAGATGTCAACCTGCAGGAGTTTGTCAAGGCCTTCTACCTGAAGACCAACGACCAGATGGTGGTGGTGTACCTGGCCTCGCTGATCCGCTCCGTTGTGGCCCTGCACAACCTCATCAACAACAAGATTGCCAACAGGGATGCGGAGAAGaaggaaggacaggaaaaagaagaaagtaaaaaggagaggaaagatgAGAAGGAGAAGGACAAAGAGAAGAGTGATGgcaagaaagaggagaaaaaggagaaaaagtaa